The following proteins are encoded in a genomic region of Gimesia algae:
- a CDS encoding class I SAM-dependent methyltransferase yields the protein MMREVPTEELDYIQTYDKNNSDKTLGGYFLKKSHAVLEKNVPDLKGIDTILEVGAGTGHHFPHVKKGFSKYIMSDGSTVMLDAAREKYAAEIDSGLVQIEEQNATAIDYPDDSVDRLIATHVLEHLLNPVDVLREWNRVVRPGGIISIVLPCDPGLLWRFGRNLGPRRNALKRGLNYDYLMAAEHVNAINNLVVFIRHHFENVTESWYPLMAPVPDLNLFYCCHIEST from the coding sequence ATGATGCGAGAAGTTCCAACAGAAGAATTAGACTACATTCAAACCTATGATAAAAATAATTCGGATAAGACTTTAGGGGGATATTTCCTTAAGAAGTCTCACGCTGTTCTGGAAAAGAATGTTCCAGATTTAAAAGGCATTGACACCATTCTGGAAGTAGGCGCAGGGACGGGACATCATTTTCCACACGTGAAGAAAGGCTTCTCTAAATACATTATGTCCGATGGAAGCACGGTGATGTTGGATGCCGCCAGGGAAAAGTATGCGGCTGAGATTGATTCTGGTCTTGTGCAAATTGAAGAACAAAATGCGACTGCGATCGATTATCCTGATGACAGTGTTGATCGATTAATTGCAACACATGTTCTGGAACACCTCCTTAACCCTGTCGATGTTTTACGTGAATGGAATCGGGTTGTCAGACCCGGTGGAATTATTTCGATTGTTCTGCCCTGTGATCCAGGGTTGTTATGGCGTTTCGGTAGAAATCTGGGCCCGCGTCGAAATGCACTCAAACGAGGACTAAACTACGATTACCTCATGGCGGCGGAACACGTCAATGCAATCAATAATCTGGTTGTATTTATACGACATCATTTTGAAAACGTGACCGAAAGCTGGTACCCACTTATGGCTCCGGTTCCCGACCTGAATCTCTTCTACTGTTGTCACATTGAGTCTACATGA
- a CDS encoding glycosyltransferase family 2 protein — MPGQNTRGSNMRAENMVIAVVIPCYKVHQHILSVIAGIGEECSQIYIVDDCCPEGSGKLVETTVTDKRVKVVYHTENQGVGGAVISGYRAAIANGADVIVKVDGDGQMDPRLIPSFVEPILKGEADYTKGNRFYLLEEIRAMPRIRLFGNSVLSFMSKVSTGYWNLFDPTNGYTAIHADVARYLPFRKISKRYFFETDMLFRLNTSRAVVVDVPMHARYEDEVSNLKVSTVVTEFFYKHLRNIIKRIFYNYYLRDLSLASFELIFGLLLFTFGLCFGAYTWIENIAQGVTTSAGTVMLAALPILMGLQFLLAFLGYDISRVPNQVIYRKLNGWNFVVDEKEN, encoded by the coding sequence ATGCCAGGACAAAATACAAGAGGCTCAAATATGAGGGCTGAAAATATGGTTATCGCGGTTGTGATTCCTTGTTACAAAGTTCATCAACATATACTAAGTGTAATTGCAGGGATTGGTGAAGAGTGTTCACAAATATATATTGTTGATGACTGTTGCCCCGAAGGAAGTGGGAAGCTGGTAGAGACGACCGTGACAGATAAACGTGTCAAAGTCGTTTATCATACAGAAAATCAGGGTGTCGGAGGGGCGGTTATCTCTGGATATCGTGCCGCAATTGCCAATGGGGCAGATGTGATCGTCAAAGTAGATGGCGACGGACAAATGGATCCTCGTCTCATTCCCTCTTTCGTTGAACCCATTTTAAAAGGGGAAGCGGATTATACTAAAGGGAATCGGTTTTATTTGCTGGAAGAAATCAGAGCGATGCCACGAATTCGATTGTTCGGGAATTCGGTTCTATCATTTATGTCGAAGGTCTCAACCGGTTACTGGAATCTCTTTGATCCTACCAATGGTTATACAGCAATACATGCAGATGTGGCCCGGTATCTGCCATTCAGGAAAATCAGTAAACGATATTTCTTTGAAACAGACATGCTGTTTCGGTTGAATACATCGCGCGCTGTTGTCGTCGATGTGCCCATGCATGCCCGCTACGAAGATGAAGTCAGTAATTTAAAAGTATCGACGGTGGTCACGGAGTTTTTCTACAAGCATTTGAGAAATATTATTAAACGGATTTTCTATAATTACTATTTGAGAGATTTATCTCTGGCTTCATTTGAATTGATATTTGGGTTGCTTCTTTTTACTTTTGGGCTCTGTTTTGGAGCTTATACATGGATTGAAAATATCGCTCAGGGGGTAACGACTTCCGCTGGTACTGTAATGCTAGCGGCATTACCAATTCTGATGGGATTACAGTTCCTGCTGGCATTTTTAGGGTATGATATCTCACGGGTTCCCAACCAGGTTATTTACCGAAAGTTAAATGGCTGGAACTTCGTCGTGGATGAAAAAGAGAATTGA